From a single Miscanthus floridulus cultivar M001 chromosome 8, ASM1932011v1, whole genome shotgun sequence genomic region:
- the LOC136472383 gene encoding receptor homology region, transmembrane domain- and RING domain-containing protein 2-like, with amino-acid sequence MACPRGRTSFPLCFFLMICLMAQLGASNVVLMANNTTLSFDDVEATFTPAVKASGVNGVLYVVEPMDACSPLRTKAIKGSVSPFALVIRGGCQFDDKVRNAQNAGFKAAVVYDNEDKGVLVSMAGSSSGVHIYAVFVSKASGEELKKYSGQTDAELWIIATYENSAWSIMAISFISLLAMSAILAACFFVRRHQIRRDRAPLPQAREFHGMSSQLVKAMPSLIFTKVQEDNCTSATCAICLEDYSVGEKLRVLPCRHKFHAACVDLWLTSWRTFCPVCKRDANAGTSNPPVSESTPLLSSSAIPLPESTALASFQSTVAASPPRPISRHPSSRAISCNYFISGSSIPRTPNPRFYANSSPICTSGSDLDLANISSSWSRTSHLASAHSLCGGHLSPPIDIRNTSPHISRSAYGSPSCYIGSSHMSHGSPSYYLGSSGQRNPYLRHYTLSGPSLFTMVPQSPQQNQLQHGGDSETNLSALASTQSFRQLYLQHCPDSDTSSQSLPGC; translated from the exons ATGGCATGTCCAAGAGGAAGGACATCATTTCCCCTTTGTTTCTTTCTGATGATTTGCCTCATGGCTCAGTTGGGAGCTTCCAATGTTGTACTCATGGCGAACAACACTACCTTGTCGTTCGATGACGTCGAGGCAACTTTTA CTCCAGCAGTGAAAGCTTCAGGTGTAAATGGTGTACTTTATGTTGTGGAACCTATGGATGCATGCAGTCCATTGAGAACAAAAGCGATCAAAGGCTCTGTCTCACCATTTGCGTTGGTTATAAGAGGTGGATGCCAATTCGATGACAAAGTTAGAAATGCACAGAATGCTGGATTCAAGGCTGCTGTAGTATATGACAATGAAGACAAAGGCGTCCTTGTTTCAA TGGCTGGAAGCTCGTCTGGAGTCCACATATATGCAGTGTTCGTCTCTAAGGCATCAGGGGAGGAGCTGAAGAAATATTCAGGTCAAACTGATGCAGAGTTGTGGATAATAGCAACATATGAGAACTCAGCTTGGTCAATCATGGCAATTTCATTTATATCACTGCTTGCTATGTCTGCTATCCTAGCTGCTTGTTTCTTTGTGCGGAGACACCAGATAAGACGGGACAGGGCTCCACTTCCCCAAGCTCGGGAGTTCCATGGAATGAGCAGTCAATTAGTTAAAGCAATGCCAAGTCTTATTTTCACAAAAGTGCAAGAAGACAACTGTACATCAGCAACATGCGCCATTTGCTTGGAAGACTACAGTGTTGGAGAAAAACTAAGAGTGCTACCTTGTCGACACA AGTTCCATGCAGCTTGTGTGGACCTATGGCTCACCTCCTGGAGAACATTCTGCCCTGTATGCAAGCGTGACGCAAATGCTGGAACATCAAACCCTCCTGTATCAGAGTCTACCCCTTTGCTTTCATCATCTGCCATTCCCTTACCAGAATCAACTGCTTTGGCTTCCTTCCAGTCTACAGTAGCAGCATCTCCCCCCAGGCCAATCAGCCGGCATCCTTCATCACGGGCCATATCCTGCAATTACTTCATTTCGGGTTCCAGTATCCCTCGCACCCCTAACCCTAGGTTTTATGCAAACTCATCTCCTATCTGCACAAGCGGAAGTGATTTGGACCTTGCAAATATATCATCCTCATGGTCTCGCACTTCGCACCTTGCATCTGCTCACTCTTTGTGCGGTGGCCACTTGTCCCCACCGATTGACATCAGAAATACCTCACCACACATCTCCCGTTCAGCCTATGGATCTCCCAGTTGTTACATAGGCTCATCACACATGTCCCATGGATCTCCGAGTTACTACCTTGGATCTTCAGGGCAGCGGAATCCTTACCTGAGGCACTACACGTTGTCAGGCCCGAGCCTGTTCACCATGGTGCCCCAGTCACCGCAACAGAACCAGTTGCAGCACGGTGGAGACTCGGAAACAAATCTGTCAGCTCTTGCATCAACTCAGTCATTCCGTCAGCTCTACCTGCAGCATTGCCCTGATTCTGACACGTCATCTCAGTCGCTTCCAGGGTGTTGA